A stretch of DNA from Tachysurus vachellii isolate PV-2020 chromosome 4, HZAU_Pvac_v1, whole genome shotgun sequence:
GGGGTCATGTGGCTGTTTAATGTTTCTGTTTCCCAGAGATCAGAGAGTATTTAGGCCATCAGATTTTTTATGGAAGCATTTCATTGATTTATGATGGAACGTCCGGCTCCCTCCCTGCTTCATTATAATGACTCGTTTATAACACAGATAAGGCTCCATAAACAATGACATCAAGAGATTAGGAGAGATTAGTGTAATGAGTAGTCATAGGTGTGTCTCCAGCTTGTTCTAATGAGATGTGTTATGTTAAGATAATGTTAGTAGGTTAGAAAAATAGCTCACTGCTATGTCGTTCAAGACCAGTAATTTGTTTGAAAATGAACTTTTAATTTCCAAAGCACTTTACAACGGTGTCTTTTTAACTGTTGACTCTTCCACCCACATGATACTGACTAGAGtctttgtgtggtgtgttgtgataAAATCACTTCAGAGCGCCAAATCTGTACAATTTCTTACCCTTATCTTATTATCAGTCTTCCGTCACATGGATCAAACTGCTAGGagataacaacaaaaacaactcatttattttgtgttacaACACACAGTCATTTTTCCACACATCTTCCTACACAGTGCCAGTGATGTTCATCAGAGCTGTAGTCATCCACAGTGGAGTCAAAGTAAATACTTTTCTGTTGTAGCCAAAGCTCACACGTTCTGCATGAGTTTCTGGCTGTGACATTAAAAGCATTACGAGTAATCTGTCACATATTCGTAAAGTTGTGTGTGGGCTTGTTGACTTTGTAACTTCCAAGAACTTTTGAAAGTGAATTCTTTGTtctacagtgcaggacaagcaGCATTAAATCAGTTTAGCTTGTTTTATGATCAGATAGATAGCTTTCAGCAAAGCTTCTTGCTCGGAACAGATACGGACGTTAGGGTTGAAGAATGGAGTGGGAGATTTTCCGCTCACTTCTGACTTCAAACAGCATAGAAAGGGAGGCAGCTTTTCTTATGCGAGCATGTCTTCcactccccctccccctcctctATTCATACTCtcttcaacacaaacacatagcaAATACACAAACCCCCACAGAAAATCCCCTTGAGAGAACTGCTGTCAGCAATCCCTAAGAGCAAGtccccattcacacacacgcacgtataCACCACCTACCGCTCGTCAAACACCAACTCTTTTCCTCAAAACACAGGCTGAAAGACTGACCCCTGGGTggtcacacactcattcaaaagATCCCCCATCACCACCACTCCTCCtcagaattttttttgcaaGCTTATGAGTTTCTTATGGtcattaaatgtacatatatcacCACCTAACAATTCTTTGTACTGCTCACATGCTTCAGTATGAACCCTACATCCTCTTTTTGGTGATTGTTAGTGTTGTGTCGTTCCTTCTTTTCTGGATTCCTGTACTCTGCGCTAGCATGTTCTCATCCCTCGACACAGGAAGGAAAGGAGGAGAGGATGAAGCCTATACAAACTTACAATTCCCACATCCTGTTTTGTCCAACTAACATCTACACAGTGCTCTATAGCTCACCTGCAGGGCTTAAAACCTTTCTGTTTGCCTGCTTTTATTCAGCACTTAATCTTgcttgaatgtatttttttcacatgcCTGTAACTGCTTTGCTTTTGTTCAAGCAAGAATCACCACAGGTCTGTTGTCTTAATAAGTATATGCTGTGTCGTCATTGACGGATTCATCCTGCCCGTAGCTTAGTTGGTGTGAATCTTTTTGCCCTATTGTTCCCCTCAAATGGGGAGAGGGGATAACAGCGGACTCCTGCAGCTCTGTCACTTAAATAGATGTTGAGTCTGATGAAACTTAACTAAGACTCTTAATTAACCCCTTCCAGTCTTGCCTACCATGTGATAAGATAGAAAGATTCAATAATCTTAATTCAAAAAGTGGCAAATATGTAGTATGGGAAAGATACATATGAGATGTTTTGCTAGATTTATGTTCACAGTTTGCTCTTGCCTAGCTGAATGACCTGTTTCAAAACTCGCCtatcctgtctttttttttagcatgtgGTAGAGGCTACTACAAGAGCTCAGATTCTAACCAGCTGTGTGAAGTCTGTCcagcaaacacacagcactcaGGCCCTGGTGCGCTTCATTGTCCCTGTTTGGAAGGATTTTTCCGAGCAGACACTGACCCCAGCTCTGCTCCATGTTCTAGTAAGTGTTTCCTGCTGCAGAACTTGAGTTAACACTTCCCACTCCCTGTTTTCACAAGATTTGTTCATAAAtttgtttgcctttttttatGTACAGATAGCTTTCAGTTCTTCACTCTTGCAATCTGTCACTCCCTCAGGTCCACCTACTCCACCAGAAGATCTCAAGTCCACCCCTCGCCTAACAGCAGGGAGCTTACTGCTGACCTGGAGACCGCCATCTAATACAGGCGGCAGGAATGACGTTGTATACAATGTGGAGTGTGAGCATTGTAATGGTGCCACGTGTGCACCGTGTGGAGGGAGGGTGCACTTCGAGCCTACACATACATCTCTACAAAAACCGGAGGTTATAGTCAGTGAGCTGGATCCTCACATTAACTACACGTTCAAAGTGGAAGCATTAAATGGAGTGTCCCATTTGAGCCCTCAAAAATCTGTGGACAGCATCACCACTGTTTTACACTTTACAGGTATAAACTTCAGCTCATCACATTTTCAGTACGAGTAGgtgtttgtgtattaaataaaattaaacagtaaTATGTTAGCaagagaaatgtttaaaaactcttttatgCCTTTCTTATCACAGAGCCTGCCAAGGTAACATTTCTCAGAGTAGTAGATCGTACCCCTAGCAGTCTTACTTTGTCTTGGGCTGTGGATCAACACACAGCTTCTCATCATTCTCCTCAGTACGAGCTTATGTACCGCATAAAGGTATGCAGATGAATCACAGTGTTTGATCACAAAATCTGTTTGCTTCTTGTTTCACATGGGTTTATGATGTCtctttttaaaaaggaaaataatggaGTCCAGGACGTCACCACGTACAATGTTCTGAGGTTGGACAAGAACTTGGTTCAGATTAGAGACCTCTTATCTGGCACTAAGTATGTATTCCGTGTTCAGACTTTAACAACAGAGGGCCATCCTAGCAGCCAGAGTGCAGAATACGAATTTGAGACCCTGCCCATAGgtaaatatattaatgtgtgcaggtttatgtgtgtgtgcttggcaATATTCTTGTCCTAAAttaatacagagagagaattgTGTAGAGATTTGTGTGTAACCAGATGCCTTGTATCTGTCCAACAGCTGAGTCATATGCACAGGGCAGTTCCATGATTGTCATGGGAGCCATTGCTGGAGGCGGAGCTATGTTGCTTATCGTGGTggtcattttatttctacacaAAAGGTTAGAGAAGTCTTCgtgctttcttcttttttctcctcctcactATGTTCTTATTATATTTCCTCCTCAAAGCCAGCCTTACCCTTTCCATCCTGTGATCTGTTTACATTAAAGCTCAGTATGAAAACATAAAGCTTGTCTCATTACAGTACAAGTTTGATGTGCAAATATAATTTTGACTCTGCCCTTTCTGTTAACAGGAGGCTTAATACACGCACCCGACAGAGAACAGGGGGCAACTACTTCTCCTGTCCAGGTATGATAAAGTTCTCAccactcacatttttgtaaatattttattatatcttttcatgtgacgaCACTTAAGAAATGATACTTTGCTTCaatataaagtagtgagtgtaaagcttgtataacagtgtagatTTGCTGTCTTCTCAAAATAACTCAGCACACACCCGTTAATATCTAGACCGCTGGACacaaaagtaagtacaccccgAAGTGAAAAAATGTTTCCAATGTTAAAATTGTTTCCAATTAGTCATTTTCTGTCATGTGACTTGTTAGttttacaaggtctcaggtgtgaatggggaacaggtgtgttaaatttggtgttatcgctttCACTCATACtcgtcactggaagttcaacatggcacttcatggcaaagaactctctgaggatcagagagaaaaaagaattgttgctctacttAAAGATGGCGTAGGTTATAAGACGAttgccacacactgcatcaaattggtctgcatggctgtcgtcccagaaggaagcctcttctaaagatgatgcacaagaaagcccgtaaacagtttgctaaagacaagcagactaaggacatggatcactggaaccatgtcctgtggtctgatgaatcaaaGATACACTTATTTGGTTTATCAATCaaagtcaagcatggtggtgggagtgtcatggctTGGGGCTGCATTAGTGCTGCCGGTACTGGGGAACTACAGAttattgagggaaccatgaatgccaacatgtactgtgacatactgaagcagagcataaTCCTCTCTCTTCAGAGACTGGGCCACAGGGCAGTATTTTAACATGATAACGACCttaaacacacctccaagatgaccactgccttgctaaagaagctgagggtaaaggtgatggactggtcaagcatgtctccagacctaaactcTATTAAGCATCTGTGCCGCATCCTCAAAAGGAAGGTAGAGGAgcacaaggtctctaacatccaccagctctgtgatgtcatcatggagatTGGTGGCCGCACAAAATATTAACGCTTTGGACctaatttggacattttcagttaggggtgtactcacttttgtgtccagcggtttagacattaatggctgtgtgttgaattatttttaggGGACAgaaaatttacactgttatacaagctttacactcactactttatactgtagtaaagtgtcatttcttcagtgttgtgtgtatatatatatatatataaatttttactTAGGCTACAGTTTACCATGTAACATATCACATGCTCTCTTCCTGTGCCACAGAAAACCATCTGAAGACCTATGTGGACCCACATACCTATGAGGACCCCTGCACTGCAATCCTTAAGTTTGCCAGTGAAATTCACCCTAGACACATTACTAAGCAGAAAGTTATCGGAGCAGGTAATCCtgcaaataattacattatcattattattatatcccATACTTAAATACTGTTTTAGTGCTTCTACATTGGAGTTGGAGTTGGAATGTTATTCTATTCACAATAATTCAAATTGCCCATATGTTTTGGCACAAGTCATGCAGTACACTGAATTACTTTCTAttcatattaatgttatatacaAAAGCAGTACACATATTCTGCCACTTTTTTGGTCCCATAGGAGAGTTTGGTGAAGTATTTCGTGGTGTCCTGAAGCTACCAGGCCGTAATGAAGTGGTTGTTGCAATAAAGACACTAAGACATGTCTACACCGAAAAGCAGAGGCAGGACTTCCTGAGTGAGGCCAGCATCATGGGCCAGTTCTCGCATAAGAACATCATACACTTGGAGGGGGTTGTCACCAAATGTACGTGTCAACCATGGCTCACAATGCACCCACTCAGCCGAGTCATTTAACATGTAAAGCATGTCATACGACATTGTCTGATTAATGTGTTGTCATATGCTAATTGGATATTTCTGTGATTTTCATTTCAGTCAAGCATGCTATGATCATCACAGAGTACATGGAAAATGGAGCTCTGGATCAGTACCTGCGGGTATGTTCAACACCACAAGCCTCATGTTGTTCAGATTTCTTGTATTGtgatatttctgtttctatcatataaataattatcACTCTTTTCTAATGTGTAGGACCATGATGAGGAATTGTCCTCATACCAGTTGGTGAGCATGCTTAGTGGCATTGCAGCAGGGATGAAGTATCTGTCAGATTTAAAATACGTACACAGAGATCTTGCTGCACGCAACATCCTGGTAAATGGCAACCTGGAGTGCAAAGTGTCAGACTTTGGCCTTTCACGTGTGTTGGAAGACTATCCTGAAGGCACCTATACCACTAGTGTAAGCTACTTCGTAGTAATGTTTAATACAGTGGTTTTTAATACACATGTACATAATGACAGTACTGTTctatatacatactgtagaaaGGGTCCTTAACACACTTTAGTTatataatctgtttttatttttatttttagggaGGAAAGATTCCCATTCGTTGGACAGCACCAGAAGCCATTGCAAACAGGATGTTCACTTCTGCCAGTGATGTGTGGAGCTTTGGTATTGTCATGTGGGAGGTGATGGCTTTTGGAGAGAGACCCTACTGGGACATGAGCAACCATGAGGTACATCATTTTGACACTGAACTTTACATAATtttacttaaggtacattatagAAATACACAAAGCCAAATATGTACCACGGGGTTATTCTATGAATATACAGGCTGTGTATAGAGATATGTGCATTCAAGGATAAATTTGTTAGTCATTGTTAGTCATTCCTTATTTACTGGGTGTAGATTTAAAGAACAGGAAGGTGACCTTATTTTCTCTTTACATTTTAGGTTATGAAGGCCATACATGAAGGTTTCAGGCTGCCGGCACCGATGGACTGTCCATCTGCTATTTATGAATTAATGCTGCAGTGCTGGATGCAGGATCGCTCAAAACGTCCATGCTTCTTTGATGTCCTCAATGTGCTGGACAATCATCTGCGCAGCCCAGAGTCCCTTACAGCAATTGCCAACATAGACCTACGGTAAGTGTCATAGCTCATGTTATGTAggagaaataaaaattttatacaTGGTTGAACAAATAATGCAGATGGCTTGATTATGGAACAAAAACAGACTGTGTGAGGTGTTTAAAAAtcctaattacattttattcccGCAGAGTGTGCATTCGCCTGCCCAACACTAGTGGAAATGATGGCAGCCCCTTTATGTCTGTGGATGAATGGTTAGAGTCTATGAAGTTGAACCAGTATAAAGAAGCCTTTGCACATGCTGGAATTACAACCATGGGGCAGGTGTTGCACTTGAAGATTGAGTAAGTAAACAAAAGCACAGGCAGCCCTACATACATACCTTCAACAAATCAGTTAATTATGTGACACTATAatctttatcattattttatacTAATTTCACTCATCGTTTATCTCTTACAGTGATTTGAAAAAGATTGGTGTGCGGTTACCAGGTCATCAGAAAAGAATGGCCTACAGCATTCTGGGTCTTCAGGAGCCCACTGAAGGTCCAGTGGATGTCTTTTCAGTGTAAAACTAAGATTCTACACCAGAACTGCATTTTACTAAACTCTTAATGAGCACGGCCAATCTGGCCTCAGAAGAACTTGCAACAGGCTGGTTTGCAAATATCCAGAATTCTGCTCACTACTGAAATAGAGTGCCATTGTAGATAAATGTACCAATTATCAATTGAACAATGACTGAATATAGACTGATATTTTTACTGCTATTTTTTCACTCTTGTGCATTTTGTAATTGTATACATTCTTTTGAAAGAACCTTGTTGTGTGCCCTAATTTCAAATGCTGGTCAAATTGAaagtaaagctttttttttttttttttttagtttaattgCACAGCAATAGTGTGGAACTGCAGAACATATGTTAAGGGAAGGTGGTAAGGGAGCTATAGGTTCTGCAAAAACAATAACCCATTGTAATTCTTTTTAGTAGTATAACTTTtaaaccaaatggcattttctATACCATTATGAGAGAcagtatgtttacatatattaaTTCAGCTCTTTTTcgattatttaatatttattgtctgtttgtttatttattgactgTTTGTAAAGCTGTTGTctaatgtgtataaatattaaatgatattattaaatgCTGATATTTAATCCATGATGCCTATTTACGTTTTTCCACATTGCCGAAGAGAGAAGTCTTAGCCTAGCAAAATACTGTGTCCCACTTTATTGAAGCCCAAATGTCAGTAATACAgtgaaataatattaaacagtTGATAATTTAAATCTGTAAATGACAGTCAGTAATCATCTAAAATGACTACAACCTGAAATTGCAAATGTTTTACAACTCAAATAAAAAGTAGCAAATGGGGAACTAGGAGGGATTCAAAGTTGTACAAAAATAgtctaaaaaaatacaaataaaagaataaataaaaaagacagtaaTTTATTTACTCTAGCCCAGGACTTTCTACTTTAGAACCAACAATTCTGGCtctaatacatacatttaaacatttgggGTATAATACACATTTACTTCTCTATACTGCAAATAAATAATGGGTATAATGGCTATTAGAATAAACAAAATTTCTACAGTGTACATTGATGACCTGTGTAATTTAGCACTCATTTAACAGACCTCAGAGCAGAgcattgtgtgtttaaacttcatcaaaaaaaaacaaggtttggGAGCCAAAAGTTGTAAAACTGTCAATTACTTAATGGCGTCACCTGAAACACTCATCTTTCCCTGATGAATGTATACATTCActtttaactttattattattattattattattattattattattattattattattattattattatattactactactactactactaataataataataataataataataataataataataataataataataataataatatacttttagatgtatgttaataaaatatgttagtattctttgttattatacttctttttattctttttctcaaTTTAGAAGTGAAGAAAGGGAataataccccccccccccccacacacacacacacacacacagctccaaccCTCATCCTGTCGCACACAAACTCTGACTTAAATGAAGCtgatttaaaaatctgttttcagTCTATGAAGGAAAAGTTGAAGGAACCTGAGTGTTTTctgtcacctctctctctctctctctctctctctctctctctctctctcgctctctcatttctctctgtctctctctc
This window harbors:
- the epha2a gene encoding ephrin type-A receptor 2a; translated protein: MELQFGSFFFYLFINSIFILIQAKKHILLDMEGSGDELGWLTSPNEGGWEIVQAVVNSSLFYTYSVCNVATNTAQNNWLRTTFIQRPSEASLVFVEMRFIVRDCNTFDGASTSCRETFSLHLYETDKDVGTSFQKHQFNKITTVAPDEITANSAGGRPLLRANVETQSIGSLSKKGFYLAFQDVGACVALLNVKVFYTTCPPIQLNLATFPECVTAKAVTEVGGTCVENAVTVGQAKPHMYCTAEGEWVVPVGQCFCKAGYQAEGQTCQACGRGYYKSSDSNQLCEVCPANTQHSGPGALHCPCLEGFFRADTDPSSAPCSSPPTPPEDLKSTPRLTAGSLLLTWRPPSNTGGRNDVVYNVECEHCNGATCAPCGGRVHFEPTHTSLQKPEVIVSELDPHINYTFKVEALNGVSHLSPQKSVDSITTVLHFTEPAKVTFLRVVDRTPSSLTLSWAVDQHTASHHSPQYELMYRIKENNGVQDVTTYNVLRLDKNLVQIRDLLSGTKYVFRVQTLTTEGHPSSQSAEYEFETLPIAESYAQGSSMIVMGAIAGGGAMLLIVVVILFLHKRRLNTRTRQRTGGNYFSCPENHLKTYVDPHTYEDPCTAILKFASEIHPRHITKQKVIGAGEFGEVFRGVLKLPGRNEVVVAIKTLRHVYTEKQRQDFLSEASIMGQFSHKNIIHLEGVVTKFKHAMIITEYMENGALDQYLRDHDEELSSYQLVSMLSGIAAGMKYLSDLKYVHRDLAARNILVNGNLECKVSDFGLSRVLEDYPEGTYTTSGGKIPIRWTAPEAIANRMFTSASDVWSFGIVMWEVMAFGERPYWDMSNHEVMKAIHEGFRLPAPMDCPSAIYELMLQCWMQDRSKRPCFFDVLNVLDNHLRSPESLTAIANIDLRVCIRLPNTSGNDGSPFMSVDEWLESMKLNQYKEAFAHAGITTMGQVLHLKIDDLKKIGVRLPGHQKRMAYSILGLQEPTEGPVDVFSV